The sequence AATTTCTCCAATTTCAGATTATCCAAATTTTTCTCTGCAGATAATAGTGTCTCTCTAAATGAATTATCTTCAAATTTCTGGAGTCCAAATTCAACATTTTTGAGATCACTAATTTCATTAGACATAATGGCCATTTTCTCATTCGCACTATCAACAAGAGTTCTTAAACCTTCGCTTTGTTGTACGTGTACAAATTTATCGCTATTAATGTTTTTATTTTCTAGTTGCAGAGAATAATTTTTTACTTGTTCATCTAATGAAATTATTATTTGGTTTTTACTTTCCACAATCTCTGAAAACCGTTGTTTAACTCTCTGCATAGCGAGGTTCCGACTTTCTATTTCCTTTCTTAATTCATGTGCTTCATTTTTAAAGTCTATCAATTCATATCTATCCTGATCTGTTAACGAACAATTAAATACTGTATTTGCTTTCTTTAAGCTTAAAATTTCAACTTTAAGTGCATCAATTTTTTTAGAAAGATTTTCTACTTGAATATTTTTAAGTTCAATTTCTTTAATTAATCGCCCTTCATTCAATTCTTCTTCTTCAAATATTTCACGTAATTTATTATTATATCTTCTTTCAATTAGTTCATCAGAAGCATTGTCTAAATATTTACTCGTGAACTTTTTTGCTTGTGCTTCATCTAAATCGAAATTTTCCATAAGCAATTTTTTCGCACTATTTATCACGGTATCTAGATCTTCAATTTTTTCTTCACTAATTTTTACTTTTAGATTTTTGAATTTCTCCACAAGATTTTCTAAATTAATTTCAGGAACATTTCCTTTCACTAAAATATTTTCTTCACTTATATTTTGAGTTACACCTTCAATAACTTTGTAATCATCAAGAAAATTTTGTCCACTTAAGGTGATGCTACTAGATTCTTCTGTATTCATTAAAATTCCTTGAACTTCCTGCATATCTGCATTCAGAAAACGATTAATGAATTCTTCTACTAATTGACTTCTAATTTCTTTATTACCACTTACTTCCGTTAAATGCTCAGAAATTATTTTATCAATACTTGTATAAAGATCATCTGTCCAAAAACATTTGAGAAGTATGTCGTAATCTTGCGCCTTTAGTTTTTTTATTAGATCTTGTCCTGGGTATTTTTTAAGATAAGTTATAATATCCTTTAAGTTTAGGGCCTTAGCTTCTTTTGGAAAACTTTCTGTTTCTCTTTTTTTATTAATAAATCCTATTGTTTTTTTAAGATCTATTGGATGTTTAACAAACCATGATTTTGGAGTAAGAATTAACTCAGATAAACCTCCTGGAACATTCTTACTTTCAAGTTTTTCAATGATTTGTTCTCTTTTGGTATTTAAAGCAATTCCTGGTTGACCAATAAAATTAATCCAAGTTTCCTTTCCCATCTCAAATGTATTAATATTTCTGACATTTAGAGAATTAAATGAATCTTCTGATTTCAATATATCAGCAGATAACCATGCTGAAGTAATGACCAATTTTTCATTTTTCTTAAGAAAATGCATATCCATTATATGTGAATTTTGAAAACAATTCTGTAGAAGTCCAATATAAGGGTTTAAAAATGAATGTTGTGAAAATGACTTCCAAATTTCTTCTGAGATAAAATTTAAAATAGAAGTATGCACTTGCACAACGAATGTATTCGAATTATATCCGAAATCTAAAGACAATGGATAAATTGCTTTTTTCGCCTGTTTTAAATAAAAAAAGAAATTAAGGACAGAAGATAGATAGTTTCGAATTTGTATAGGATTAAAATTTCCTTCACTCGCATCTTGAATAACAATATCTGTTTTTAAACCAATATTTAAATGTCCATCAATTTTGATTGTTTTAAAAATATCTAAATCTTTTTCAAAATATGTTTCAAGAAAATAGCTTCCTTTTTTGTCAAATATTCTTTTTATCAGATGTTGAACTATTTTACTTTCCATATAGGATTCTGGAAAATATGAAGCTCCACCATAACTAAAAAAATCAATCTTGTCTTGAATTTCACTTAGAGAAATTATTGGTATTTCTTTGAGAAGTACATCAAAGCTTGTGTTTAATTGACTATAACTTTTTTGATAATTCCGTACAATAATCGCTTTGACCCGTTTTTTTTGACTTTCCTGAAGATAGGGAACAATTTCAAAATGAGCTTCTTTTATTACAGATTCTAGTTTTTCTGAAATTTTACCGGCCAAATTTAAGACAAGATTTTTTTCATTCATCAACTTGCCCTCTCACTATTTCGTCCAATTTCAGAGAAAATATGTGAAATCATATATTGAATTCTTTGAGACAAAATTTCAGAAATATTCTCAACTGGATTCGTAAACAATAACTTCTTTAAAATACCAGTTCCATCGTCTTGTTCTAGAGTGATATTAGTGAAAGTGAATAAATTATTAAATAAAATAATTGTCATTTCAAGGTCAGTTAAATTAATCTCTGAAAAGGAAAATGGAAATCCCTTACTATCTACTTTTTCATTAACCCTTTTAATTAGATTTATCACATCTGGTGAATTAAAAAGATGAGAAAATTTTTCATAAATTTTCTTTGTTCTTTCAAGTGGAGACTTTAAAAATAGATCCAGTTCTGGCCCAGGATTTTCTCCAATAAAAAGTAAAGACACTCCGGTTCCTGATTTTTGTCTTTCTCTTTCCATCGCTTTGATTGTGTTAAAACCAATACCTTTTTCTTCGACATTATAATTCATAAAAAATGCAAGTTTATAAATATCATTCAAAAAATTGAAATCTGTATAACCTAGGGCCATGGCGAAAGTAACAATAAAGGGAGCGACAATGATAGATCTTTTAAAAAAATCGAATGAGTTATCAATAAGATGGTTTGTCATTTCACTATCAAACTTGTAAAAAGTTCTTGAAAAAATTATTCCCAAGTCTAGTAGGCCACATTTCTTCTTTCCCATCCAAAAATGCTCATAAAACCAACTTAGATATTTTGATCTGGCCATTAATACTTCATTATAATTCCTGGCCTTCTGAAGCATCATTAAACAAACTTCACCATTTGCAATAACTTCACCATTTTTAATATATTCAATTCCAAGTTGGGATGAAAGTTTTGCATACTTATTTAGAAATGATTGTTCAATTGGATCGCCGGCCTTCAAAATCATTAAGGGTGTACCAACTTTTTTTAGCCAATAGATATTTCCTACAGAAACAATAGTTTTTTCAAGTTCTTTAAAATTAAGAACTTGAAAATTTAAAAATTTTTTTCCATGATATGTACTTTCGCTAGTAGTAGCAACTTCTTCTTCCAGAAGAAAGCTTCCACGGCCATCTTTATCTTCCATATATTTTCCTGTACTAATTCAAAAAAATCTCCACAACACTCGTACATATCGGAAAAATAAGGTTTTTTTTTACTCTGAAATAGGATGAAAACAACTAAAACTATGTGTTTCACTCAGTTTTTTGCTCTCAGGATATCGCATGAGACACTCTTCATTTGATTTCCAGCATCTCGGATGAAAGTGACAACCATTGGGTGGACTAAGAGGAGAGGGCAAATCACCGTTCAAAATAATTCTATGCTTTGTTGAATCTGTATTTAGATGTGGCATGGCCGAGAATAATGCTTTAGTATATGGATGGTGTGAATGTCCATATAATTCTTTGGGACTGGCCTTCTCAACAACTTTTCCTAAGTACATGACTGCTACTTCAGTAGATATGTACTCAACTACTTTTAGATCATGAGCTATAAAAATATAAGATAGACCAAGATCTTTTTGTAAATCCATCAAAATATTTACGACTTGTGCTTGCACAGAGACATCTAAAGCAGATACTGGCTCGTCACATATTATTATTTCTGGATTGACTGCAAGTGCCCTAGCAATACATATTCTTTGTCTTTGCCCACCAGAAAACTCGTGAGGATATTTATTTAAAGTATCTACGGGAAGTTGAACTTGATCTAATAGTTCATAAAGTCTTTTTTTACGATCTATTTTATCCATGTGTTCTTTATGTAAATCCATAGGTTCACTTAAAATATTATAAACAGTCATTCTAGGATTTAGAGAAGCGTATGGATCTTGAAATATAATCTGCATTTTTTTTCTAATTTTTTGCATTTGTTTATGATTATATTCGAGAATATTTTCACCATTTAGCAAAACCTCTCCACTCGTAGGTTCTGTCAATCGCATTAAACAACGGCCCAAAGTAGATTTACCACAGCCAGATTCTCCTACGAGGCCAAGAGTCTCTCCTTTTTTTAGTGAAAAACTAACATTATTTACAGCTCTTACAAGATTTGTAACACGATTTAAAATTCCACTTTTCACTGGATAATTTTTACAAAGATTTTTTACTTCTAAAATAGACTTAGACATGGTTGTTCTCCAGTAATAATGGCCGAAAACAACTTACCCAATGGCCAGAGTGTTCTAAAGATAATTCTGGACACCCTTTCACTCCCTTACAGTCTTCACTCACATAAGAGCATCTATCTTGAAATGAACAACCTTTGGGAAGTTTGAAAAGAGATGGGACGATGCCAGGTATTGTTATCAAACGATCTTTTTTTTCATTTGTAGTTGAATCAAACCTTGGGACTGAATTTATTAAGCCTTCAGTATAGGGATGAAGAGGATGTTTAAAAATATCATTACAACTAGTTTTTTCCACTATTTTTCCACAATACATAACAGCGACGTCATGGCATAGCTCTGATACAACCCCAAGATCGTGTGTAATAAAAATTATTCCCATGCCAAATTCTTCTTGTAGTTTAAGCATAAGCTCTAAAATCTGTGCCTGAATAGTAACATCTAAAGCGGTCGTTGGTTCATCAGCAATAAGAATATCTGGCCCACATATAAGAGATATTGCGATCATGATTCTTTGTCTCATTCCACCGGACATCTGATGAGGATATTCATTATATCTTTTTTCTGGATCCGGAATACCTACAAGCTTTAGCATATCTATACTTTTTTCAATTCTTTCTTTTTTATTAAGACTAGGAATATGCAATTTAACGACTTCATTGATTTGATTGCCTATTGTATAGACAGGATTGAGAGAAGTCATTGGTTCTTGAAAAATCATTGAAATTTTATTACCTCTAATTTTCCTCATTTCTTTGGAATTTAACGCCAAAAGATTTCGTCCATTATAAAGAATTTCTCCCTTTGTGACTCTTCCCGGAGGATTTGGAATTAGTCCCATAATAGATAAAGCTGTTACTGATTTTCCTGAACCAGACTCTCCAACAAGACCTAATGTTCTTCCTTTATAGACATCAAAGCTAACATTTCGAATTGCTTTCACAGGGCCTTTATCAGTAGCAAATTCAACCTCTAGATCTTTAATCTCTAAAATTTTATCCATATATATTATTTTCCTTTAAGTTTGGGATCTAGTGCATCTCTCAATGAATCACCTAGTATATTTAAAGAAAGGACAACAATAAACATTGCAGCTGTTGCAGCAACTAATTGCCACCAAACGCCATTAAAAAGTTCTTGCTTAGCATCGTCTATCATTTTTCCCCAGCTTGGTAATTCCTGAACACCAATTCCTAAATAAGATAATATGACTTCAGCTTTAATTGCGTATTGAAATTGTAGTGAAAAGTTAATAATAATTATGTGACCTATATTGGGCAATATATGAACAAAAAGTTTTCGCATGTGTCCACATCCAATAGCATGTGCGGCCTGAACATACTCTCTATCCCTGTGACGGATAACCTCTCCTCGTACAAGTCGACATAAATTTACCCAAGAACTCAACCCCAGGGCCAGGAAGACAACTACTAATCCCTTTTGACCAATTATAAATGATAGAGCAACGAGCATCAGAATATAGGGAATTGAAGAAAACGAAGTATAAAACCAAACTATAACTTCATCGACAATGCCACCAAAATATCCTGCGATTGCTCCCAAAGTAACTCCAATAAGAGTAGCGATTAATGCTGTCACTAATCCCACAGTAACAGCGACTTCTGCGCCTTTTATTGTTTTAAGAAATACATCTCTACCAAGTAAATCTGTGCCAAAGAAATACTTTGAACTTGGTGGTAAATACGAACTTCCCACATCAACATTCCAGTCATTTGCAATAATTCCACAGAAACTTAAAACTGCAACAAGGACATATATTGCAAATATTGAAAATGAAATTATAGCCATTTTATCCGACAATAATTTTTTAAAAGCATGTTGCCATAAAGAGAGTGACTCCTCTTTTTCTTGTTCTTTTTCTATTGAAATCATTTTTTCTTCGATCTGTGTTACAAGTTCACTCATGATTAACTCCTATTTCAATCTCGCTCTAGGGTCAAAAAGTGCATACATGACGTCTGTTAAAACACTAAAAAATATTAGTCCTACTGCACCTAAAATGGTCATGGCCTTAAGGACAGGAAAATCTGAAGCATTTATGGCATCTACTATAATACTTCCAAGTCCTGGAATACTAAAAAAATTTTCTAATAATAAGGAGCCCAAAATTAAATATGGAATCTGAATTACGAGATAAGTGAGAATTGAAATCATAGAGTTTTTGAGTACATGTTTAAACATAATTTTAAATTCACTAAGTCCTTTGGCCCGAGCAGTTCGTACGTAGTCCTGGTATATTTCATCTAGCATAATCGTTCTAAAAAAACGTACATCAGGCCCAACATTTAGAAAAATCCAAATAAGTACGGGAAGTGCAACATATGGTAAAAAGTTAGGAAATTCATAACCTGAAATTTCAAAAATCCCAAGTTTAAAAGCCAAGAAATATTGTCCAAATAATATATAGGCCAGTGAAGATATACTCATCAAAGCAACACAGGCAAAAACAATTGTTTTATCAATCAATTTACCTCTAAAAAAAGAAACGACTAATGAAATACAAATTGCAATAATGCTTGATAAAATAAAACTAGGTAGAGAGATAGTTAGAGAAGGAATAATTCCTTGTGAAATCATTTCTGAAATTTTTTGTTTTGTGGACCATGAACGACCAAAATCAAAAGTAAAAGCAGATTTAACCACATCGATGTATTGAACAACTGGAGAACGATTTAACCCTAGTTCACGTCTAATTTGCTCCATTTGTTCAACAGATGCATGTTTTCCTAACATAACTCTGGCCGGATCAGGGGCAACAACATTGAACATAATAAATATAATTAAACAAACTCCAAGCAATATAGGAAAAATGTAAAGAATTCTTCTAAAAACATAACTCCAGATGTTCATTTACAATCCTTTTAAAGAGTAGGAACAATTTCGGCTTTCTCTTTCAAATCTACATTCAAATATTTTGCTCTTCCAAATTCAAAATCTGAATGAATATAATTTTTTAACCACTTATGTTTAATAATATAAAATTGTCTGTGAACGTTTGGAATAATAGGAACATCTTCGGCCATTATCTGGTTAAGTTTTTCATAGATTTGTGTACGCTCTGGTGAATTTTGCATGATGGCCGATTTTTTATAAAGTTCATTATAAGTAGGATTATTATATCCAGTATCGTTTGTTCCAGGAGATTTATTTGGGCCATACAGAAGTTGAAGAAAATTTTCAGCATCCGGGTAATCAGCAGACCAAGCGATTCCAAATAGATCAACTTTTCTATCATTTATCTTTTGTTGTAAGACAGGAAATTGATTAGTAAAGACTCTTAATTTAATGCCTATTTGTGCCAGGAGTTTTGCAAAAAATTCACCTTGTTGTCTATGGGTTGTAGAGTTTGATGTATCATACGTTAATTCTGGAAGACCTTTGCCACCAGGGAAACCTGCCTGTGCTAATAACTCCTTAGCTTTTTGTATATTAAAAGTAAGATACTTATTTATGAAATTTGAATCAAATCCAGAAACTCCAGGAGGGATAATTCCATTTGCTTCTTGAGCAACTCCATTATGAAATAATTTATTATGTGATTTATTATCAAAAGCTAAAGCAATTGCTTGACGTAATTTTTTGTTTTTGAAAATTTCTTTGTCGAAGTTAAAACCAATATATGTTAAATCAAGTGATGGAGCAACTTCAAGTTTCACGCCTTTACTCGTGTATTCACTTTTAAGCTCTTTTTGATCATTGAGAACAGAATTAAAATTATCTTTTGGAATTTCAAGTGTATCAATATTACCTTTCGAAAAATTAAGCCACCGAGGTTGTTCTGTTGGCATAAATGATACTGAAATCTTATCAACTAAAGGAAGCCTTTTTCCAGCATCTTTAAGGTGTCCAAGCCTTTCAAATTCTGAATAAGCTTCCTTTGGATAATACATCTCTCTGAAAGTGGGATTTTTGTAATAAACAACTTTATTTGCGCCAGCGCTAAATTTTGATAACTTAAATGCCCCTGTACCTATGGGGTGATTTTGAAAATCTTTTCCATAGAAGTCGACAACTTCTTTTGCCACTACAAAGCAAAAAGGCATCGCCAAAGCATAGAGAAATTGTGGAAAAGGTCTTTTTAACTCAAACTGAAGGGTGTATCTATCAAGTGCTCTAATCCCTTTAACCACTTCGTCGTAGTCTACAGTCTCAAGTTCTGAATGCTTTTGTCTCCATTCATTGAGACCTACAAGTTTATCATCAAGAAGCCACCATCCTTTTGACATTAACTTTGGGTCGGCAAGTCTTTTAATCGAATAAACAAAATCCTCGGCCACAAGTTCACGTCCCTTATTATTAGGGAAGGCCTTGTCATCTTGAAAAACTACGCCTTTTCTCAATTTGAAAGTATAGGTCAACCCATCAGCAGAGACTTTGGGCATCTCCTCAGCAAGATTGGCCCTTAACTCAAAAGGTCTTTTTAAGTAATGATACTCCAGAAGTCCTTCATAAATTCTAGATATTTCTACTGATCCATATGTATCATTCGCTTGAATGGGATCATATCCTTTAATAACGGCCTTAATGCCAATATTAATTTCTTTTTCTGAAAATGTTTTCTCAGTTGTGCATGAACAAATTATTAATAAATAGGTCATAATCAAAGTTTGAATAAGGATTTTCATATCCACTTCCTCTGTTTGATGAAAATTCAATTAAATTTGTATACCATTGGAGAATTGATTATTTCCAGCCTAATGCAACAAATATCGCCAGGTGTAATTATATTTGAGTTTTGAGTTAAGATTTTAGATCATTTTCTTACTTCAAAGTAAGATTGGTGTCGGTTTGGCCCTCACCATTAAGAAAAACTTAATTTAGATATCAATGAGTAACCTTAAGCTCATAAGTTCACTCTCTGACCATTTAAAAAGAAATTTAAAGTCCTTTTTTAAGATAATATTCGTTAAGTCCTTTCCTTTGTAGTTTTCAGTTTTTGCAACAATATAAGGGAGGCTACTATTTTTGGCCTTCATTATAATTTTTACACTTTGAGATTTTGACTGATCTATACTGATAACTGCTCCATCTTTTGAACAGTTAATTTCTTGTTCACTACGAACACAATATTCGGTGAATTTTTCATTTTTTAAGTCTTGTAAAAACAGAAGTGATTTTGCAAAAAAAAGGACAAATTCCTTTTGTTCTTTTTCATATTGATAGTTTTTTCTTAAAAATTCATTCAATAAACTTCCATGGAGTTGAGCAAATTTTAGAGGATTTTCAAATTTCCAACTTACTCCAAATTCTTCTTCCCCTTTTCCGAAAATATTTGCATAGATCATATATTTAGTTTTTTCTAACACTGACTCAAATGAAAAGATGAGACGCTGGCCTCCAGCTTTAAATTCTCCTTTTCCCTCTCCTTCCAACCGCAAGGATGATACTTTTTGAGCAAGAATTTTTTTTTCATTTTCAAGTATAGGCCTATTTTTGTTTTGAAACATTGAACAAGAAGAAATCAGAAAAGATAGAACAGTTAGGGACCAGATGCCGGCATTCGTACGGCCTCGACTTCGCCTAAAAACGAACGAATCTTCTCTTTTTCTTTTTTGTCTTTGCATTTTGAAATCGCCTCCTTAAGAAACTTTACTGAATCATCATACAGTTCTAATTTCTGGTAGACCATTCCTAAATGTTTTAAAATGACATGATCACTCGGAGCATATTTGTTGGCCATTATTATTTGTTTTAGTGCTGCTTTAAAGTCACCAATCTTATAATAATACCAACCTAAAGAATCTCTAATATAGCCATCAGTAGGACTTAGATCAACGGCCTTTCTTATGAGCTCAAATGCTTTATCCAAATTTGAACCACTCTCTATATAAGAGTAGCCCAAATAATTCAAAGCATCAACGTTATCAGGTTCATCTGTAAGTATGTCCTTAAGTAGTTCTTGTGACTTTATTATTTCATTATCTTTCTCGTAAAGACCTGCCAAATAATATTTATGACCGTTAGTAAAACCTTCTACTTCAGAAATTTCTTCAACTGAAGCGATTGCTCGTTTGTAGCTTTCCTTTGCTTCGTAATAGTCTGCCAACAATATGTTCATTGTCAATCTTACATAGTCAGGCGAATTGACTCTATATTTATTCACAAACGACATAAACTTCTGGGCTTTTGATTCATCGATGAGAGCTTGTGTATGCAAAATTTCAGAAATATTTTTTATACTCTCGAAGTAATATTCACTTTTTTCTGAAATTTTTTCGTAGGTCTCTATTGAATTTTCATAATCATTTATTCGTTGATAAAGATAGGCCAAGTCATATAATATTTGATCCGATGTCGGTATCACTGCTAAAATTTCTTTGAATACAGCAATTGCTTTTTTATACTCTCCTTTTCGAGTATATAAGATCCCCAGCCTGGATTTAAGATCTAGGTCAGCTTGCTCAAGACCAGAAAGTTTTTCAGCGTATGGAATGGCCTCATCAAATTTTTCAGCTGCAAACATTAATTGAACTAATCTCGACAAAACTGGGTTGTTGCCCTCATTTTTATCAACAAAATGTTTATAGTTTTCGATTGCTTTTTGCACTTTATTATCTTGTTCATAGATCATTCCAATTGCAAGTGCAGCTTGATAATAAGATCCCTTTATTCGAAGTGCTTTTTTGAACTCACTAATGGCCAACATCGCCTGACCCTTATCTAAGCGAAGCTTTCCTGCGTAGTAGGCAAATAGTGGGTTTTTAGGCATATATTTTTGACAAGTTCTTAGTTGGGAAAATGCATCATTATACATATTGTCCAAAGAATATGATTTGGCCAAAAACACACAGGCCTCCTCGTTTTCCTTATTGAGTTCAATTAACCTACTATACGTTTCTCTGGCCTCTTTTCTGTTTCCTACTACAGTTAGTACTCCTGCGTAAACTAGTCCAACAGATTCATCCTTAGGATCTTGTTCGTAGACTTCTTTGAGAAACTCCAAAGATTTTTTTAGGTCCCCTATTCTTATTAACTCAACAGCATATTTTTTTTGCACGTATAAATCGTTTGGTGTTAATTTCAATAAGTTTTTGTAAAGATAAGACGCAAGTTGTGATTCCCCTCGAAGAGAAGCATCATTGGCCTTTATAAACAAATCAGTTGAAAGAAATCGAATGGCATCAGGGCCTTTTTTAATGGCCATCTCGATTGCTTTTTCCATTTGTTCTTCATCATTTTCATTTTCGTTTTTACCGCTTTGAATTTCTTCATTAGGAAAGATCGTATTAATTTTTAAAGACTGGCCTTTACCATCGACACTATCAATTATATTTTTATGTGCACAGCTGTTGGTTAAAACAGAAATGAATAAAAAAATAAATAACATCCTGTGCATATAGGTTCCTTCGCCCTGGCAACTCTATGGCCTATCGACATTTTTTCTTAAATATTTAGAATTTCGTAGTCGAGCGAAGCATCATTCTTGATATCTAACTTATTGTTTTTACTATTTTTAATGCAATTTTATATGCAACCTGCTAAGTTTACCCCAATCATGGTTGACAGCATCAAAAGGAATCTGATAATCCATGTCTTGTTTGTCATCAGACTTTTGTTTAGTGCTACGCTTAAATAAAATGAGT is a genomic window of Halobacteriovoraceae bacterium containing:
- a CDS encoding dipeptide ABC transporter ATP-binding protein codes for the protein MSKSILEVKNLCKNYPVKSGILNRVTNLVRAVNNVSFSLKKGETLGLVGESGCGKSTLGRCLMRLTEPTSGEVLLNGENILEYNHKQMQKIRKKMQIIFQDPYASLNPRMTVYNILSEPMDLHKEHMDKIDRKKRLYELLDQVQLPVDTLNKYPHEFSGGQRQRICIARALAVNPEIIICDEPVSALDVSVQAQVVNILMDLQKDLGLSYIFIAHDLKVVEYISTEVAVMYLGKVVEKASPKELYGHSHHPYTKALFSAMPHLNTDSTKHRIILNGDLPSPLSPPNGCHFHPRCWKSNEECLMRYPESKKLSETHSFSCFHPISE
- a CDS encoding ABC transporter ATP-binding protein, encoding MDKILEIKDLEVEFATDKGPVKAIRNVSFDVYKGRTLGLVGESGSGKSVTALSIMGLIPNPPGRVTKGEILYNGRNLLALNSKEMRKIRGNKISMIFQEPMTSLNPVYTIGNQINEVVKLHIPSLNKKERIEKSIDMLKLVGIPDPEKRYNEYPHQMSGGMRQRIMIAISLICGPDILIADEPTTALDVTIQAQILELMLKLQEEFGMGIIFITHDLGVVSELCHDVAVMYCGKIVEKTSCNDIFKHPLHPYTEGLINSVPRFDSTTNEKKDRLITIPGIVPSLFKLPKGCSFQDRCSYVSEDCKGVKGCPELSLEHSGHWVSCFRPLLLENNHV
- a CDS encoding ABC transporter permease gives rise to the protein MSELVTQIEEKMISIEKEQEKEESLSLWQHAFKKLLSDKMAIISFSIFAIYVLVAVLSFCGIIANDWNVDVGSSYLPPSSKYFFGTDLLGRDVFLKTIKGAEVAVTVGLVTALIATLIGVTLGAIAGYFGGIVDEVIVWFYTSFSSIPYILMLVALSFIIGQKGLVVVFLALGLSSWVNLCRLVRGEVIRHRDREYVQAAHAIGCGHMRKLFVHILPNIGHIIIINFSLQFQYAIKAEVILSYLGIGVQELPSWGKMIDDAKQELFNGVWWQLVAATAAMFIVVLSLNILGDSLRDALDPKLKGK
- a CDS encoding ABC transporter permease; the encoded protein is MNIWSYVFRRILYIFPILLGVCLIIFIMFNVVAPDPARVMLGKHASVEQMEQIRRELGLNRSPVVQYIDVVKSAFTFDFGRSWSTKQKISEMISQGIIPSLTISLPSFILSSIIAICISLVVSFFRGKLIDKTIVFACVALMSISSLAYILFGQYFLAFKLGIFEISGYEFPNFLPYVALPVLIWIFLNVGPDVRFFRTIMLDEIYQDYVRTARAKGLSEFKIMFKHVLKNSMISILTYLVIQIPYLILGSLLLENFFSIPGLGSIIVDAINASDFPVLKAMTILGAVGLIFFSVLTDVMYALFDPRARLK
- a CDS encoding tetratricopeptide repeat protein, with amino-acid sequence MHRMLFIFLFISVLTNSCAHKNIIDSVDGKGQSLKINTIFPNEEIQSGKNENENDEEQMEKAIEMAIKKGPDAIRFLSTDLFIKANDASLRGESQLASYLYKNLLKLTPNDLYVQKKYAVELIRIGDLKKSLEFLKEVYEQDPKDESVGLVYAGVLTVVGNRKEARETYSRLIELNKENEEACVFLAKSYSLDNMYNDAFSQLRTCQKYMPKNPLFAYYAGKLRLDKGQAMLAISEFKKALRIKGSYYQAALAIGMIYEQDNKVQKAIENYKHFVDKNEGNNPVLSRLVQLMFAAEKFDEAIPYAEKLSGLEQADLDLKSRLGILYTRKGEYKKAIAVFKEILAVIPTSDQILYDLAYLYQRINDYENSIETYEKISEKSEYYFESIKNISEILHTQALIDESKAQKFMSFVNKYRVNSPDYVRLTMNILLADYYEAKESYKRAIASVEEISEVEGFTNGHKYYLAGLYEKDNEIIKSQELLKDILTDEPDNVDALNYLGYSYIESGSNLDKAFELIRKAVDLSPTDGYIRDSLGWYYYKIGDFKAALKQIIMANKYAPSDHVILKHLGMVYQKLELYDDSVKFLKEAISKCKDKKEKEKIRSFLGEVEAVRMPASGP